One window of Trifolium pratense cultivar HEN17-A07 linkage group LG5, ARS_RC_1.1, whole genome shotgun sequence genomic DNA carries:
- the LOC123885062 gene encoding uncharacterized protein LOC123885062, giving the protein MNKSSAQPSHFDDYGFDLHQDFSMFLEEAKEHGHESKLKNSSVYPEEGSKKPGSEKETKRKKSWKSLLTSWLKFDKKNKVQETSKSNNNPKSKVSEKKHGHVSGPVHNSYKGYDHGKQPKRPFSGPLMTSLFKPTKIEENEIPYMTLDEQNSSHPVRNYGPLYLVS; this is encoded by the exons ATGAACAAATCTTCAGCACAACCAAGCCATTTTGATGATTATGGATTTGATCTGCATCAAGACTTTTCCATG TTTTTGGAGGAAGCAAAGGAACATGGACATGAATCAAAGCTAAAGAATTCATCAGTGTACCCTGAAGAAGGATCTAAAAAACCAGGATCAGAGAAAGAgaccaaaagaaagaaatcaTGGAAAAGTTTATTGACTTCATGGTTGAAATTTGATAAGAAAAACAAGGTTCAAGAAACATCTAAGTCCAACAACAATCCTAAATCAAAAGTTTCTGAGAAAAAACATGGTCATGTTTCTGGTCCAGTTCATAACTCCTACAAAGGTTATGATCATGGAAAACAGCCGAAGCGTCCATTTTCTGGACCTCTAATGACAAGTTTGTTTAAACCTACAAAGATAGAAGAGAATGAGATACCTTATATGACTCTagatgaacaaaatagttcgcATCCTGTTCGAAACTATGGTCCCCTTTATCTGGTTAGTTGA